One genomic region from Argentina anserina chromosome 2, drPotAnse1.1, whole genome shotgun sequence encodes:
- the LOC126783188 gene encoding uncharacterized protein LOC126783188 yields the protein MENNYSYSSYPDSGDSSPRSREVDFENPPPWEESSQQQQNYKVKFMCSYGGKILPRPHDNQLCYTGGETKILAVDRSINLPALLSRLSSLSDSSDVSCKYQLPGEDLDALISVTNDDDLDHMMHEYDRLYRASVRPARMRLFLFPLINHCDSFGSDRSDRDRFVEALNSGPAPLPDPTPKPPVQNNVHFIPGWPKAGVAAAVTSAVPPPPPASDQLPPPPEFQARSGLGDRVVGSDLVVSPVEFQRQLQDLQRLQIGEQTDHQYHRRKSDDNLVGGGGGGYGVAGDYFNMQKVPEKLPAVTVPPQVSAPVGYWPENKHVSSVGFPGTVAGALPDHHQQQSMYMINAGAGGGGVYHVPPMVRSVTGPTSQGYYHMQQQQQQQRMPSDVYRDQPVYGAIPQPQQQTSSLPPQAPKYVATYPETTPYTQVAYDSVTGRQVYYTPQGGGVVQPPQQAYSAVGPAAVSGEMRVAGGLSQEGKVVGSKIPQTSV from the coding sequence ATGGAGAACAACTACTCCTACAGCTCCTACCCCGACTCCGGCGACTCCTCGCCGCGCTCCCGCGAGGTCGACTTCGAGAACCCGCCGCCGTGGGAGGAGTCGTCCCAGCAGCAGCAGAACTACAAGGTCAAGTTCATGTGCAGCTACGGCGGCAAGATCCTCCCCCGTCCACACGACAACCAGCTCTGCTACACCGGCGGCGAGACCAAGATCCTCGCCGTCGACCGCTCCATCAATCTCCCCGCCCTCCTCTCCCGCCTCTCCTCCCTCTCCGACTCCTCCGACGTCTCCTGCAAGTACCAGCTCCCCGGCGAAGACCTCGACGCCTTGATCTCCGTCACCAACGACGACGACCTCGACCACATGATGCACGAGTACGACCGCCTCTACCGCGCCTCCGTCAGGCCCGCCCGCATGCGTCTCTTTCTCTTCCCCCTCATCAACCACTGTGACAGCTTCGGGTCGGACCGCTCCGATAGGGATCGATTCGTCGAGGCTTTGAATTCGGGTCCCGCTCCACTGCCCGACCCGACTCCCAAGCCTCCCGTTCAAAACAACGTTCACTTCATCCCCGGTTGGCCCAAGGCCGGCGTTGCTGCTGCTGTCACCTCCGCAgtacctcctcctccgccggcgTCGGATCAACTTCCACCTCCGCCTGAGTTTCAAGCCAGATCAGGGCTGGGAGACCGGGTCGTCGGGTCGGATCTGGTAGTGAGCCCGGTGGAGTTCCAAAGGcaactgcaagatttgcagaggCTGCAAATCGGAGAGCAAACTGATCATCAGTACCACCGAAGAAAGAGCGACGACAACCTCgtcggcggcggaggaggaggctaCGGTGTCGCCGGTGATTACTTCAACATGCAGAAGGTGCCGGAAAAGCTTCCTGCTGTGACTGTGCCTCCGCAGGTTTCGGCTCCGGTAGGCTACTGGCCGGAGAATAAGCATGTATCAAGCGTGGGGTTCCCGGGGACGGTTGCTGGAGCACTACccgatcatcatcaacaacagTCCATGTACATGATCAACGCGGGCGCGGGAGGAGGCGGTGTGTATCACGTGCCACCGATGGTGCGATCAGTGACCGGCCCAACCAGTCAAGGGTACTACCAcatgcagcagcagcagcagcagcagagaATGCCTTCAGACGTTTACCGGGACCAGCCGGTATACGGTGCTATTCCTCAGCCACAGCAGCAAACGAGCAGTCTACCTCCGCAAGCGCCCAAGTACGTGGCTACGTACCCCGAAACGACGCCGTATACTCAGGTGGCGTACGACAGCGTGACGGGGAGGCAGGTTTACTATACTCCGCAGGGTGGAGGGGTTGTGCAGCCGCCGCAGCAGGCATACTCTGCCGTGGGCCCAGCGGCGGTTAGCGGCGAAATGCGAGTGGCGGGCGGGTTGAGCCAGGAGGGTAAGGTGGTGGGTTCAAAAATTCCTCAAACTTCCGTgtga